A genomic region of Sander lucioperca isolate FBNREF2018 chromosome 6, SLUC_FBN_1.2, whole genome shotgun sequence contains the following coding sequences:
- the drd5a gene encoding D(1B) dopamine receptor, producing MADSCACPRARSNGLQFYLKRHMENPAKHLSSVQGIDSVPAPLGEIMWNSTETEATKDQRKDMVVRTVTGCLLSLLILWTLLGNILVCSAVLRFRHLRTKVTNIFIVSLALSDLFVAVLVMPWKAVAEVAGYWPFGTFCNVWVAFDIMCSTASILNLCIISVDRYWAISSPFRYERKMTQRVAFVMISITWTLSVLISFIPVQLNWHKASGDDMAGTHNSSTSWQIEENCDSSLSREYAISSSLISFYIPVAIMIVTYTRIYRIAQIQIRRIASLERAAERAQSCRSNRIECQHHKTLKTSIKRETKVFKTLSVIMGVFVFCWLPFFVLNCIVPFCDRPAADVDAGLPCVSETTFDVFVWFGWTNSSLNPIIYAFNAEFRKAFASLLGCRNFCSTPVETVNISNELVSYNQDTLVHKDIANTYVNMIPNAVECIENEETFDRISQFSHNNENATDSVCDLEDCEANVSLDRMSPFTPNGLH from the coding sequence ATGGCTGATAGCTGCGCTTGTCCACGCGCACGGAGCAATGGACTGCAGTTTTACTTGAAGAGGCACATGGAGAACCCAGCCAAGCATCTCTCATCGGTGCAGGGGATTGACTCTGTGCCGGCACCCCTCGGAGAGATTATGTGGAACAGCACCGAAACAGAGGCAACAAAGGACCAGAGGAAGGATATGGTGGTGCGTACGGTGACGGGCTGTCTGCTGTCCCTGCTCATCCTATGGACCCTGCTGGGAAACATCCTGGTCTGCTCCGCTGTGCTGCGCTTTCGACACCTGCGGACCAAAGTCACCAACATTTTCATCGTCTCCCTGGCTCTATCGGATTTATTCGTCGCCGTCCTGGTGATGCCCTGGAAAGCTGTGGCAGAGGTGGCGGGGTACTGGCCATTTGGCACTTTCTGTAACGTCTGGGTAGCTTTTGACATTATGTGCTCCACCGCCTCCATCCTCAACCTCTGCATTATCAGCGTGGATAGATACTGGGCCATCTCGAGCCCCTTCCGCTACGAGAGGAAAATGACCCAGCGAGTTGCCTTTGTTATGATAAGCATCACTTGGACGTTGTCTGTGCTCATTTCATTCATACCGGTCCAACTAAACTGGCACAAAGCCAGCGGTGACGACATGGCTGGGACTCACAACTCTTCCACGAGTTGGCAGATAGAGGAAAACTGTGACTCCAGCCTGAGCAGAGAGTATGCTATATCCTCCTCTTTGATTAGTTTCTATATCCCCGTGGCAATTATGATTGTGACTTACACCAGAATATACCGGATTGCACAAATACAAATTAGAAGAATAGCCTCCCTGGAGAGGGCGGCAGAACGTGCGCAAAGTTGCAGGTCAAACAGAATAGAGTGCCAACACCACAAAACCTTGAAAACGTCAATTAAACGGGAAACCAAAGTGTTTAAAACTCTGTCGGTGATTAtgggtgtatttgtgttttgctGGTTACCTTTTTTCGTCCTAAACTGTATCGTCCCGTTCTGCGACAGACCGGCCGCAGACGTGGACGCGGGTTTGCCGTGCGTCAGCGAGACGACTTTCGACGTCTTCGTGTGGTTCGGCTGGACCAACTCCTCCCTGAACCCCATCATTTACGCCTTCAACGCCGAGTTCAGGAAGGCATTCGCCAGCCTCTTGGGCTGTCGCAATTTCTGCTCCACACCAGTGGAAACTGTTAACATCAGCAACGAGCTAGTCTCCTATAATCAAGACACCCTAGTGCACAAGGATATCGCGAACACATATGTCAACATGATCCCCAACGCTGTTGAATGTATTGAGAATGAAGAGACTTTTGACAGAATTTCACAGTTTTCTCACAACAATGAAAACGCCACCGACTCGGTTTGTGACTTGGAGGACTGTGAAGCAAATGTCAGTCTTGACAGGATGTCACCATTCACACCTAATGGATTACATTGA
- the otop1 gene encoding proton channel OTOP1 yields the protein MVEHSGLDSQCLNKYCHSSSSSSSSEHDKKMFAKLKLSLSGDYPRKNGEILSGQYGTNLLLLGVAMMLAIQGDPSVREEHLLAFVTSLMILQLIWMLWYMLVRDRQKNTRTEKDVHATTCWIRGGLTLLAVLSLIMDAFRIGYYIGYQSCVSAVLGVYPVIHATHTITQVHFLWFHIKDVIQSFETFERFGVIHAVFTNLLLWCNGVMSEAEHFLNNHKSRLFALGYENLTIMHSEPDCNCTTSTCSLFSRSLFYLYPFNVEYHIFVSAMLFVMWKNIGRTIDLSSNRKRLATKIQGLHVGPILGLLALAGTIGVMVVYITNIEESFQTHNSAISMFYIYGIAMLASMCSAGSLGLLIYRVDHMPPDTSKNPSRQLDTELLCGSSIGSWLMSWCSIVAVVGANSNPPFRWTNLIYSLLVVLEKYTQNLFIVESLYRQQEDGEREDPELPAAPEIFSVTSSLAPPYNGIINQAYETPDRICVSLENEEEESRQVYRCPRKPSEVSLPVRNKVKQPLNIKRKVLKNIAVFLIMSNISLWILPAFGCRPQYDNGLEQETFGYSTWTTILNFAIPLNLFYRIHSVASLFEVFRRV from the exons ATGGTGGAACACAGTGGCCTAGATAGTCAGTGTCTGAACAAGTACTGTCACAGTTCCTCCTCGTCGTCCAGCTCCGAGCACGACAAAAAGATGTTCGCCAAACTAAAACTAAGTCTGTCAGGGGATTATCCGAGGAAGAACGGAGAGATCCTCAGCGGCCAATACGGGACCAATTTGCTGCTGCTCGGGGTGGCGATGATGCTGGCTATCCAAGGTGACCCCTCTGTCAGGGAAGAGCACTTGTTGGCCTTTGTCACCAGCCTCATGATCCTCCAGCTGATCTGGATGTTGTGGTACATGCTGGTGCGGGACAGACAGAAGAACACGCGGACCGAGAAAGATGTCCACGCCACAACATGCTGGATAAGAG GTGGTTTGACTCTCCTTGCAGTCCTTTCACTGATTATGGACGCTTTCCGAATCGGGTATTATATTGGCTATCAGTCTTGTGTGTCAGCTGTGCTCGGGGTATATCCTGTCATCCACGCAACTCACACAATAACACAG GTGCATTTTCTCTGGTTTCACATCAAGGATGTCATCCAGAGCTTTGAAACATTTGAGAG ATTTGGTGTTATCCATGCAGTCTTCACCAACCTCCTCCTGTGGTGCAACGGTGTAATGTCAGAGGCCGAGCACTTCTTGAACAACCACAAGAGTAGACTCTTTGCACTGGGCTATGAAAACCTCACTATAA TGCACTCAGAGCCAGACTGTAACTGCACCACCAGCACTTGCTCCTTGTTCTCCAGAAGTCTCTTCTATCTCTATCCCTTCAACGTCGAGTACCACATATTTGTCTCTGCCATGCTCTTCGTCATGTGGAAAAACATTGGGCGGACCATTGACCTTTCTTCAAACAGGAAGAGGCTGGCTACCAAAATCCAGGGCCTGCACGTAGGCCCCATTCTGGGTCTACTTGCACTGGCCGGCACTATCGGGGTCATGGTGGTCTACATCACCAACATAGAGGAATCCTTCCAAACTCATAATTCAGCCATTTCCATGTTCTACATTTATGGCATTGCCATGCTGGCATCCATGTGCTCTGCTGGTTCCTTAGGTCTGCTCATATATCGAGTGGACCACATGCCTCCGGACACCTCCAAGAACCCGTCCAGACAGCTGGACACAGAGCTGCTGTGTGGGTCCTCTATCGGCTCCTGGCTCATGTCCTGGTGCAGCATTGTGGCTGTGGTAGGAGCCAACAGCAATCCTCCTTTCCGCTGGACCAACTTGATCTACTCTCTGCTTGTTGTGCTGGAGAAGTACACCCAGAACCTCTTCATCGTAGAGTCCCTGTATCGCCAGCaagaggatggagagagggaggaccCTGAGTTACCAGCTGCTCCGGAAATCTTCTCGGTGACGTCCTCTTTAGCCCCACCGTACAACGGCATCATTAACCAAGCCTACGAGACTCCAGACAGAATCTGTGTCTCCCTGGAGAACGAGGAAGAGGAGAGCAGACAGGTGTACAGATGTCCGCGGAAACCTTCTGAGGTCTCGCTGCCTGTGAGAAACAAAGTTAAGCAGCCCCTAAATATAAAGAGGAAAGTCCTGAAAAACATTGCTGTCTTCCTGATAATGTCCAACATTTCG ctGTGGATCCTTCCTGCCTTTGGCTGCCGGCCACAGTACGACAATGGTTTGGAACAGGAGACATTTGGCTACAGCACATGGACCACAATTCTCAATTTCGCCATTCCTTTGAACCTTTTCTACCGCATTCACTCAGTCGCCTCCCTCTTCGAGGTGTTCCGCCGGGTCTGA
- the tmem128 gene encoding transmembrane protein 128 isoform X3: MLNDSELATLRNRFKRDAEFLMQTTTNGDEDEKSQEEKDAKPLPRINRHSIFWILASMGVTYYVDFLRNIIENNDIKSWWFNVGLILLGICLSLAMFCIVYLEWFKGIQHYEQEYPAIPPITTAAFIAASCRLTPAAH; this comes from the exons ATGCTTAACGACAGTGAGTTAGCAACGTTGCGGAATAGATTTAAGAGAGATGCGGAGTTTCTTATGCAAACAACGACAAATGGTgacgaagatgaaaaaa GTCAGGAGGAAAAAGATGCTAAACCTCTCCCTCGCATTAACAGACACTCCATTTTCTGGATCCTGGCATCTATGGGCGTGACCTACTATGTGGATTTTCTCCGCAACATAATTGAGAACAATGATATCAAAAG TTGGTGGTTCAATGTGGGTCTGATACTCCTTGGGATCTGCTTGTCTCTGGCCATGTTTTGCATTGTGTACCTGGAGTGGTTCAAAGGCATTCAGCACTACGAGCAAGAGTACCCTGCCATTCCTCCCATCACCACTGCAGCCTTTATTGCTGCATCTTGCAG ACTTACACCTGCAGCACATTGA
- the tmem128 gene encoding transmembrane protein 128 isoform X2 has protein sequence MHIPRHPERGSLGQVHRSSIEARRLVSASGQEEKDAKPLPRINRHSIFWILASMGVTYYVDFLRNIIENNDIKSWWFNVGLILLGICLSLAMFCIVYLEWFKGIQHYEQEYPAIPPITTAAFIAASCSLNMALWPVWSFFTPLILFTQFMGVVMFISLLG, from the exons ATGCACATTCCTCGGCACCCCGAACGAGGTTCACTTGGCCAGGTACACAGAAGCTCCATAGAAGCAAGACGCTTGGTGTCAGCCTCAG GTCAGGAGGAAAAAGATGCTAAACCTCTCCCTCGCATTAACAGACACTCCATTTTCTGGATCCTGGCATCTATGGGCGTGACCTACTATGTGGATTTTCTCCGCAACATAATTGAGAACAATGATATCAAAAG TTGGTGGTTCAATGTGGGTCTGATACTCCTTGGGATCTGCTTGTCTCTGGCCATGTTTTGCATTGTGTACCTGGAGTGGTTCAAAGGCATTCAGCACTACGAGCAAGAGTACCCTGCCATTCCTCCCATCACCACTGCAGCCTTTATTGCTGCATCTTGCAG CTTAAACATGGCCCTGTGGCCAGTGTGGTCCTTCTTCACTCCACTCATCCTCTTCACACAGTTCATGGGTGTGGTTATGTTCATCTCTTTGCTTGGATGA
- the tmem128 gene encoding transmembrane protein 128 isoform X1, which yields MLNDSELATLRNRFKRDAEFLMQTTTNGDEDEKSQEEKDAKPLPRINRHSIFWILASMGVTYYVDFLRNIIENNDIKSWWFNVGLILLGICLSLAMFCIVYLEWFKGIQHYEQEYPAIPPITTAAFIAASCSLNMALWPVWSFFTPLILFTQFMGVVMFISLLG from the exons ATGCTTAACGACAGTGAGTTAGCAACGTTGCGGAATAGATTTAAGAGAGATGCGGAGTTTCTTATGCAAACAACGACAAATGGTgacgaagatgaaaaaa GTCAGGAGGAAAAAGATGCTAAACCTCTCCCTCGCATTAACAGACACTCCATTTTCTGGATCCTGGCATCTATGGGCGTGACCTACTATGTGGATTTTCTCCGCAACATAATTGAGAACAATGATATCAAAAG TTGGTGGTTCAATGTGGGTCTGATACTCCTTGGGATCTGCTTGTCTCTGGCCATGTTTTGCATTGTGTACCTGGAGTGGTTCAAAGGCATTCAGCACTACGAGCAAGAGTACCCTGCCATTCCTCCCATCACCACTGCAGCCTTTATTGCTGCATCTTGCAG CTTAAACATGGCCCTGTGGCCAGTGTGGTCCTTCTTCACTCCACTCATCCTCTTCACACAGTTCATGGGTGTGGTTATGTTCATCTCTTTGCTTGGATGA
- the lyar gene encoding cell growth-regulating nucleolar protein, translated as MVFFTCNGCGESLKKAQVDKHVNMCRGCQVLSCIDCGKDFWGDDYKNHVKCISEDQKYGGKGYEAKANKGDVKQQQWIQRVHDAMDKPGVSAKLKDVLQQVSSYDNVPRKKAKFQNWMRNSLKIANTSLHDEVWDILAAADNPSEAPQETKEAKQTVAEVKADTNGNEKQNGHPEVAKKKLNKRERKEARQQKNGKALKAAEKTVAQEPEEGKKKKKDRKRKHSGEEDGGEEQNGAENKTSSKKTKTVDQEAADMSEETEDQEVPKGKFNWKGNIKAVLRDSDDQELPVKKLRKKVLAAYYSFTGDGNFKKEEEVLALFNKKISNNPKFRVLKDRVRLVK; from the exons ATGGTGTTCTTCACCTGCAACGGCTGTGGCGAGTCCCTGAAAAAAGCTCAGGTTGATAAACACGTGAACATGTGCCGGGGGTGCCAGGTCCTGTCCTGCATCGATTGTGGAAAAGACTTCTG GGGTGACGACTACAAGAACCACGTTAAATGTATCAGTGAAGACCAGAAGTATGGAGGCAAAGGCTACGAGGCTAAGGCAAACAAAGGAGATGTGAAACAGCAGCAGTGGATTCAG AGAGTCCATGACGCAATGGACAAACCTGGAGTCAGTGCAAAGCTCAAGGATGTGCTTCAACAAGTCAGTTCGTATGATAACGTCCCAAGAAAGAAGGCCAAGTTTCAG AACTGGATGAGAAACAGTCTTAAAATAGCTAACACCAGTCTTCATGATGAAGTGTGGGACATTCTTGCTGCAGCGGACAAT CCTTCTGAGGCCCCCCAGGAGACTAAAGAAGCTAAACAGACAGTGGCTGAAGTCAAAGCGGATACTAATGGAAATGAAAAGCAGAACGGCCATCCAGAAGTTGCGAAGAAGAAACTGAACAAACGGGAGCGTAAAGAAGCCCGTCAGCAGAAAAATGGGAAGGCTTTAAAAGCTGCTGAAAAGACGGTTGCACAGGAGCCAGAAGaaggcaaaaagaaaaaaaaggacagaaagagaaagcacAGCGGTGAGGAAGACGGAGGTGAAGAGCAGAACGGTGCTGAAAATAAGACATCCAGCAAGAAAACAAAGACAG TTGACCAAGAGGCTGCTGACATGTCAGAGGAGACTGAGGATCAAGAAGTTCCCAAAG GCAAATTCAACTGGAAGGGAAATATCAAGGCAGTACTGAGAGACTCAGATGACCAGGAACTGCCCGTAAAGAAACTCAGGAAGAAG GTTTTGGCAGCATACTACTCTTTCACTGGGGATGGAAATTTTAAAAAGGAAGAGGAGGTGCTAGCACTTTTCAACAAGAAGATCAGCAACAATCCCAAATTTAGAGTATTGAAAGACAGAGTTAGACTTGTAAAGTAG
- the zbtb49 gene encoding zinc finger and BTB domain-containing protein 49, with amino-acid sequence MDTMSSHSSYLLQQLQEQRIQGLLCDCMLVVKGVCFKAHKNVLAAFSSYFRSLFQNSPSQKNEVFNLVIQDVSGIGQILDYMYTSHLDINQDNVQALLDIAQCLQVPNVQSMCNAFLKPCPPPVEIPSFSLPGMLSSEHDCLLGSSLPHDVDLHCPSETQRPGFSSDMDHTKRMPNGSSNCDTTSSTQAPVEKQLVHGYKLRNFYSKQYFKQSALQTNNAALNQGPCPLVLVEEQPCQLGGSHTPVCSGNTVQPNPPCTSVAVEKNSVSSLTPSDNLNTPNSNSADSMLNKPVRPKKAVYLKKYNYLRSQKALEEMFAESASEPVLSCPKESHQEESVVQTKASEAPVEALNAGREQVTETETQAQLPSPPPANQEEQNPKTVPELPQQIGNKQYCCEVCGKIFKHPSNLELHKRSHTGEKPFQCNVCGRNFSQAGNLQTHLRRHSGEKPYICELCGKSFTASGDVHRHKVVHTGEKPHLCDICGRGFNNLSNLKEHKRTHATDKTFTCDQCGKSFNTHRKLLKHKARHTGEKPHSCATCGKCFIGSGDLQRHIRSHTGEKPYICSACGKSFTRSAMLRRHNNVHCKGAPANSPFTDNSDPSPSSDEAASFPKAVSHSKPPAATGEQHFPNMMSHAGLEKPSPPTPSPPRPTPHIETPPPSMHLSPASTPTPLPELRSLVPHHLLSSNHQERSAALTATDQMKLAKAHLSQEAVYGPYVENGNMSVEMGRGLMGRPYLPPTDNHCSSLTSPSRPNSGSYRSTEGQFISSVTLWGLAMKTLQNDNDME; translated from the exons ATGGACACCATGTCCAGCCACAGCTCCTACctcctgcagcagctccaggagCAGAGGATTCAGGGTCTGCTCTGTGACTGCATGCTGGTTGTCAAAGGTGTCTGCTTCAAAGCCCACAAAAATGTCCTGGCTGCTTTCAGCTCCTATTTCAG GTCATTATTCCAAAATTCCCCCAGTCAGAAGAATGAAGTGTTCAACTTGGTCATCCAGGATGTCAGTGGTATCGGCCAAATATTGGACTACATGTACACCTCCCATCTTGACATCAACCAAGATAACGTTCAAGCGCTCCTGGACATTGCTCAGTGTTTGCAGGTTCCAAATGTTCAGAGCATGTGTAATGCTTTCCTCAAGCCTTGTCCTCCACCAGTGGAAATCCCGTCATTTTCTCTTCCAGGCATGCTGAGCTCTGAGCACGACTGCCTATTAGGGAGCAGTCTTCCTCATGACGTTGACCTCCACTGTCCCTCGGAAACCCAGAGGCCTGGCTTCAGCAGTGACATGGACCACACCAAAAGGATGCCTAATGGCAGCTCAAACTGTGACACAACTAGCAGCACTCAGGCACCTGTAGAAAAACAGCTTGTCCATGGCTACAAGCTCCGCAACTTTTACAGTAAGCAGTACTTCAAACAAAGTGCACTCCAGACTAATAATGCAGCCTTAAATCAAGGCCCATGCCCTTTGGTGCTGGTGGAAGAGCAGCCGTGTCAACTCGGAGGCAGCCACACTCCTGTATGCTCAGGGAACACAGTTCAGCCCAATCCTCCCTGCACATCTGTGGCTGTTGAAAAGAACTCTGTCTCTTCCTTAACACCCTCAGATAATTTAAACACCCCCAACTCTAACTCAGCAGACTCCATGCTTAACAAGCCTGTGCGCCCGAAGAAGGCTGTGTACCTGAAGAAATATAACTACCTCCGGTCTCAGAAGGCTTtggaggagatgtttgctgaaTCAGCAAGTGAACCCGTCCTCAGCTGTCCCAAAGAGAGTCATCAAGAAGAGTCTGTGGTCCAGACTAAAGCTTCAGAAGCTCCTGTTGAGGCCCTTAATGCAGGCAGGGAGCAGgttacagagacagaaacacaagcaCAACTTCCCAGTCCTCCACCTGCAAACCAAGAAGAGCAAAATCCGAAAACTGTGCCAGAGCTACCGCAGCAGATAGGAAACAAGCAGTATTGTTGTGAGGTGTGTGGGAAGATCTTCAAACACCCCAGCAACCTGGAGCTGCACAAGCGCTCCCATACCG GTGAGAAGCCCTTTCAGTGTAATGTTTGTGGGAGAAACTTCTCACAG GCTGGAAATTTACAGACACATTTGCGGCGACATTCTGGTGAGAAACCTTACATCTGTGAGTTATGTGGTAAAAG CTTTACTGCATCAGGGGATGTCCACCGTCACAAAGtggtccacacaggagagaagccacaTCTGTGTGATATATGTGGTCGAG GATTTAACAACTTGAGTAATCTCAAGGAGCACAAGAGGACTCACGCCACAGACAAGACATTCACATGTGACCAGTGTGGAAAATCCTTCAACACGCACAGAAAGCTTCTGAAGCACAAGGCCCGCCACACTGGGGAAAAACCACACAGCTGTGCCACCTGTG GGAAGTGCTTCATCGGCTCAGGGGACCTGCAGCGGCACATAAGATCACACACTGGTGAGAAACCTTACATCTGTAGCGCCTGTGGAAAGAGCTTTACCCGCTCTGCCATGTTGAGAAGACACAACAACGTGCACTGCAAGGGAGCCCCAGCCAACAGCCCGTTCACCGACAACTCTGACCCATCTCCTAGCTCCGATGAAGCGGCCTCGTTCCCCAAAGCTGTCAGCCACAGTAAACCTCCTGCTGCAACTGGTGAGCAGCATTTCCCCAACATGATGTCCCATGCAGGGTTAGAGAAACCCTCACCGCCTACTCCTTCACCGCCACGACCAACACCACATATAGAGACTCCACCTCCCAGCATGCACCTCAGCCCAGCTTCTACCCCAACCCCCCTTCCAGAGCTGCGCTCGCTGGTACCCCACCACCTCCTCTCCTCCAACCACCAGGAGAGAAGTGCAGCCCTAACTGCCACAGACCAGATGAAGCTTGCCAAAGCCCACCTGTCTCAGGAGGCTGTGTATGGACCGTATGTGGAGAATGGGAATATGTCAGTTGAGATGGGCAGAGGTCTGATGGGGAGGCCCTACCTTCCTCCCACAGACAATCACTGCAGTTCCCTCACTTCTCCTAGCAGGCCCAATAGTGGGTCCTACAGGTCCACTGAAGGCCAGTTTATCTCCAGTGTAACTCTGTGGGGCCTGGCAATGAAAACTCTGCAGAATGATAATGACATGGAGTAg